One Natronomonas gomsonensis genomic window, CGCGTCGGTCGTCTTCACCCGCGACGTACACCCGCCCGAGCAGTTCGAGGACAATCACTACTACGACGAGTTCGACCGCTGGGGCGAACACGTCCTCGAAGGCTCTTGGGAGGCCGAGTTGGTCGATGGACTCGACCCACGCGACGACGAGTTAGTCGTCGTGAAACACACCTACGACGCCTTCCATCAGACCGAACTGGAGGGGTGGCTGGAGAGCCACGCCATCGACGACCTCATCATCTGTGGGACGCTGGCGAACGTCTGTGTGCTCCACACCGCTGGTAGCGCCGGCCTCCGGGACTACCGGCCGATTCTCCTCGAAGACGCCGTCGGCTACATCGAGGAAGACCACCGCGAGTACGCCCTCGAACACGCCGACTGGCTGTTCGGTGAGGTCCAAGAACGGACGGACATCGAGTTCGTCTAACTCCGGAACAGCCGGTAGGCGCCCTGTCCGACCGCGATGAG contains:
- a CDS encoding cysteine hydrolase family protein; amino-acid sequence: MSLELDPDSTAVVVVDMQNGFCHPDGSLYAPGSEEALQPCADLVDDARTAGASVVFTRDVHPPEQFEDNHYYDEFDRWGEHVLEGSWEAELVDGLDPRDDELVVVKHTYDAFHQTELEGWLESHAIDDLIICGTLANVCVLHTAGSAGLRDYRPILLEDAVGYIEEDHREYALEHADWLFGEVQERTDIEFV